A single genomic interval of Ischnura elegans chromosome 3, ioIscEleg1.1, whole genome shotgun sequence harbors:
- the LOC124156456 gene encoding RNA pseudouridylate synthase domain-containing protein 2-like isoform X3, with the protein MEAGNSTNNTAKMESASVQCSLGRDKLISGAAFRRALKHKCPGNVDSAGQEAKKAKIETKVLKEKRPGFSDDRYNETSYYIENGLRKVYPYHFTFTTFTKGRWVGQKILDVFAKEFRSHPAGEYEQAIRSGSLTVNCKKVDVDYCLKHNELLSNTVHRHEVPVSAEPITIVHADKELVVVNKPASIPVHPCGRYRHNTVVFILAKEHGLRGLRTIHRLDRLTSGILLFGRNPQRTKLMEQQIRNRQVHKQYVCRVEGEFPSAQVDCREPIHVVSYKIGVSKVSPSGKQCHTTFQRLSYNGKTSVVLAKPHTGRMHQIRVHLQYLGYPILNDPLYNSTVFGPNKGRGGDFGGKGDEELIKDLISIHNAENWLGVLDGDVDIQERPSRPSPPRSQHSEQEEGAAVVKTTFMGMVDEASRELVKEEELSASSAQDGRKEELASVREGSEGHATTTTVGTQTPGKEDGEDGGGSAVDAEWTPQPVKPMQPYNPDLLTVDENCHECKVNYRDPKPKDLAMYLHAWKYEGPDWSFETELPKWTQVDWVEEV; encoded by the exons CTGATCAGTGGTGCTGCATTCCGCAGAGCCCTTAAGCACAAATGTCCTGGGAATGTGGACAGTGCTGGCCAAGAAGCCAAAAAG GCCAAAATAGAAACAAAGGTTTTGAAGGAAAAGAGACCTGGATTCAGTGATGATCGCTATAATGAGACATCATACTACATTGAAAATG GTCTACGTAAAGTGTATCCTTACCACTTCACATTTACTACTTTTACCAAGGGGAGATGGGTGGGGCAAAAAATTTTGGATGTCTTTGCGAAAGAATTCCGATCACACCCTGCTGGTGAATAT GAACAAGCTATACGGAGTGGTTCTTTGACTGTCAACTGCAAAAAAGTTGATGTTGACTACTGTTTGAAGCACAATGAGCTGCTATCGAATACTGTGCACAG GCATGAGGTCCCTGTCTCAGCAGAACCTATTACAATAGTTCATGCTGACAAAGAGTTGGTCGTGGTGAATAAACCAGCTTCAATTCCT GTTCATCCTTGCGGTAGATATCGTCACAACACTGTTGTTTTTATCTTGGCTAAAGAGCATGGCCTCCGTGGACTGAGAACTATTCATCGCTTAGACAGGCTGACATCAGGAATTCTTCTCTTTGGGAGGAATCCTCAAAGAACCAAGCTAATGGAGCAGCAGATTCGAAATCGCCAGGTGCACAAACAGTATGTTTGCCGAGTGGAAGGAGAATTCCCTAG TGCACAAGTCGATTGTCGTGAGCCTATCCATGTTGTAAGCTACAAAATTGGTGTTAGCAAAGTATCTCCGTCTGGGAAACAGTGCCACACCACTTTCCAAAGGCTCTCCTACAATGGAAAAACAAGTGTAGTCCTTGCTAAGCCACATACAGGTCGTATGCATCAAATACGGGTCCATTTACAGTATCTTG GTTATCCAATTTTGAACGATCCTCTGTACAACAGTACAGTTTTTGGGCCAAACAAAGGCCGTGGTGGAGATTTTGGTGGCAAGGGTGACGAAGAGCTCATCAAAGACCTAATTTCGATCCACAATGCTGAAAATTGGCTTGGGGTGTTGGACGGTGATGTGGACATTCAGGAGAGGCCGTCAAGGCCTTCTCCCCCACGCAGCCAACACAGCGAGCAGGAAGAGGGAGCAGCAGTAGTGAAGACGACCTTCATGGGGATGGTTGACGAGGCGTCTCGGGAACTCGTGAAGGAGGAGGAGTTGTCGGCCTCTTCGGCTCAGGACGGCAGGAAGGAGGAGTTGGCGAGTGTGAGGGAAGGCAGCGAAGGGCATGCGACCACGACAACAGTGGGCACACAGACACCTGGGAAGGAGGACGGGGAGGACGGTGGTGGCAGCGCTGTGGATGCAGAGTGGACCCCTCAGCCGGTGAAACCTATGCAGCCCTACAACCCTGATTTGTTGACTGTCGATGAGAACTGCCATGAATGCAAGGTTAACTACCGTGATCCAAAACCAAAGGACCTTGCAATGTActtgcatgcctggaaatatgaG ggtccagattggtcatttgaaACAGAGCTTCCCAAATGGACTCAAGTGGATTGGGTGGAAGAAGTTTGA